The segment ATTGGTAGGCCTACGATATGCTAACGGTGACAAAATTTCTCCTCACCGCGCCCCTCTTTAAAGAGAGTTAAGAGACTGGAGCTTTATATCATTGGAATAATGTAGGATTGCTGTACATGACTGGAGATTTATGTCATTGGAATAATGTAGGATTGCTGTACATGACTGGAGCTTTATAATTGGAGTAATGTAGGATTGCTGTACATGACTGGAGCTTTATAATTGGAGTAATGTAGGATTGCTGTACATGACTGGAGCTTTATAATTGGAGTAATGTAGGATTGCTGTACATGACTGGAGCTTTATAATTGGAGTAATGTAGGATTGCTGTACATGACTGGAGCTTTATAATTGGAGTAATGTAGGATTGCTGTACATGACTGGAGCTTTATAATTGGAGTAATGTAGGATTGCTGTACATGACTGGAGCTTTATAATTGGAGTAATGTAGGATTGCTGTACATGACTGGAGCTTTATGTCATTGGAATAATGTAGGATTGCTGTACATGACTAGAGCTTTATGTCATTGGAATAATGTAGGATTGCTGTACATGACTGGAGCTTTATATCATTGGAATAATGTAGGATTGCTGTACATGACTGGAGCTTTATAATTGGAGTAATGTAGTATTGCTGTACATGACTGGAGCTTTATATCATTGGAATAATGTAGGATTGCTGTACATGACTGGATCTTCTAATTGGAGTAATGTAGGATTGCTGTACATGACTGGATCTTCTAATTGGAGTAATGTAGGATTGCTGTACATGACTGGagcttcttatcttcttatcttatataatacagacgttacttcaaaaaagaagatgattacgtcctacgcgtcatgcatttagtcatgcatattaaccaataacttaaattctgccaagtcactggttttcctggctagctcaggcaacccattccatgctctaatagcactagggaagaaggagtaggAGTAGCTTTATGTCATTGGAATAATGTAGGATTGCTGTACATGACTGGAGCTTTATATCATTGGAATAATGTAGGATTGCTGTACATGACTGGAGCTTTATGTCATTGGAATAATGTAGGATTGCTGTACATGACTGGAGCTTTATATCATTGGAATAATGTAGGATTGCTGTACATGACTGGAGctttaggcctataattggagTAATGTAGGATTGCTGTACATGACTGGAGCTTTATGTCATTGGAGTAATGTAGGATTGCTGTACATGATACGAGCTTTATGTCATTGGAGTAATGTAGGATTGCTGTACATGACTGGAGCTTTATGTCATTGGAGTAATATAGGATTGCTGTACATGACTGGAGCTTTATATCATTGGAATAATGTAGGATTGCTGTACATGACTGGAGCTTTATGTCATTGGAATAATGTAGGATTGCTGTACATGACTGGAGCTTTATATCATTGGAATAATGTAGGATTGCTGTACATGACTGGAGctttaggcctataattggagTAATGTAGGATTGCTGTACATGACTGGAGCTTTATGTCATTGGAGTAATGTAGGATTGCTGTACATGACTGGAGCTTTATGTCATTGGAGTAATATAGGATTGCTGTACATGACTGGAGCTTTATGTCATTGGAATAATGTAGGATTGCTGTACATGACTGGAGCTTTATATCATTGGAATAATGTAGGATTGCTGTACATGACTGGAGCTTTATGTCATTGGAATAATGTAGGATTGCTGTACATGACTGGAGCTTTATATCATTGGAATAATGTAGGATTGCTGTACATGACTGGAGctttaggcctataattggagTAATGTAGGATTGCTGTACATGACTGGAGCTTTATGTCATTGGAGTAATGTAGGATTGCTGTACATGACTGGAGCTTTATGTCATTGGAGTAATATAGGATTGCTGTACATGACTGGAGCTTTATGTCATTGGAATAATGTAGGATTGCTGTACATGACTGGAGctttaggcctataattggagTAATGTAGGATTGCTGTACATGACTGGAGctttaggcctataattggagTAATGTAGGATTGCTGTACATGATACGAGCTTTATGTCATTGGAGTAATATAGGATTGCTGTACATGACTGGAGCTTTATGTCATTGGAGTAATGTAGGATTGCTAAATATGATACGAGCTTTATAATTGGAGTAATGAAGGATTGCTGTACATGACTGGAGCTTTATATTATTGGAATAATGTAGAATTGCTGTAAATGAGAGTCAGAAATAGATCTACGATCTTTTACAATTACTTGTGAATTACTTTATTAAAACAGGCTatttatttgacaaaatatgaaactttttattcattttcttttgaataatttgttgcaacaaaaaaaaaaaaagggaggggggattAAGAACCAGACGCTATATatagctaatttaaaaaaaaattaacttcaaTTATATGAGTGGGGTCTTAAAATACCTACGCTACGATAGTATAATTTTGCTAACTATGATTGCCAAGTgtgtaaattgttttattttgtttactataTAGACCTATGTATGTGATactcagtttttttgtttttttttaatgttgcagCATTATGATGCCAATCTAGATGGCAGAGTTACTTACCATGAGTTCACGACCTTTGTGCAGGCGCAAGGCCACGACCCTCACACGACCCATCTACTCCATGCGTTATATCGCGCCTATGACGAGAATAAGGACAACAACGTAGACCATTTAGACTTTGACATCATCTTCGCCTTGTCCGATTACAACAACGACGGCCGTGTGGACCGTGCGGAGTTTATCAGGTAACAGTGGAATGAGAATATAGGCCTCACA is part of the Biomphalaria glabrata chromosome 10, xgBioGlab47.1, whole genome shotgun sequence genome and harbors:
- the LOC106079693 gene encoding uncharacterized protein LOC106079693, which encodes MLTWFLLALSLPALSLAQTFSIKPYNETAAFIFAHTDVNHDGIMDRNELDLGFRHYDANLDGRVTYHEFTTFVQAQGHDPHTTHLLHALYRAYDENKDNNVDHLDFDIIFALSDYNNDGRVDRAEFIRYMSIVLESIDESV